CGGCGAGTCGGTGGCCGACATGGCGACCGCCGCCGCCGGCAAGGCCCTGGCCAACTCCGGCCTCACCGCCGCCGACATCGACCTGGTCGTCGTCGCCACCTGCACCTCCATCGACCGCAGCCCGAACGTGGCCTGCCGGGTCGCCGCCAAGCTGGGCATCACCGCCCCCGGGGCGTACGACATCAACACGGCCTGCTCGGGCTTCGCGTACGCGCTCGGCACGGTGGACCACGCGATCCGGGCCGGAGCGGCGCGCAACGCGATCGTCATCGGCGCGGAGAAGCTCTCCGACTTCACCGACTGGACCGACCGCTCGACCTGCATCATCTTCGGCGACGGCGCCGGCGCGGCGGTGGTCACCGCCACCGGCGACGGCGAGCCCGCCGGGGTCGGCCCGGTGGTCTGGGGATCGGTGCCGGAGAAGAGCGACGCGGTACGGATCGAGGGCTGGCGCCCGTACATCGCGCAGGAGGGGCAGGCGGTCTTCCGCTGGGCCACCACCGCGCTGGCGCCGCTGGCCCTGCAGGCCTGCGAGCGCGCCGGGGTCGCCCCGTCGGAGCTGGCCGCGTTCGTGCCGCACCAGGCCAACGGCCGGATCATCGACGGCATCGCCAAGCGGCTCGGCATCCCGCAGGCCATC
This genomic interval from Micromonospora coxensis contains the following:
- a CDS encoding beta-ketoacyl-ACP synthase III, with product MSRPVTGSRILALGHYQPSRVVTNDDLAQLVDTNDEWIRDRVGIVSRRIADGESVADMATAAAGKALANSGLTAADIDLVVVATCTSIDRSPNVACRVAAKLGITAPGAYDINTACSGFAYALGTVDHAIRAGAARNAIVIGAEKLSDFTDWTDRSTCIIFGDGAGAAVVTATGDGEPAGVGPVVWGSVPEKSDAVRIEGWRPYIAQEGQAVFRWATTALAPLALQACERAGVAPSELAAFVPHQANGRIIDGIAKRLGIPQAIIAKDIVESGNTSAASVPLALSKLVERREVPSGAPVLLFGFGGGLTYAGQVVRCP